A genomic window from Balaenoptera acutorostrata chromosome 20, mBalAcu1.1, whole genome shotgun sequence includes:
- the SGSH gene encoding N-sulphoglucosamine sulphohydrolase isoform X1, whose amino-acid sequence MCRSGPACWVLLLVVGLCCVHRARPRNVLLILADDGGFESGAYNNSAITTPHLDALARRSLVFRNAFTSVSSCSPSRASLLTGLPQHQNGMYGLHQDVHHFNSFDQVQSLPLLLGRAGVLTGIIGKKHVGPETVYPFDFAYTEENGSVLQVGRNITRIKLLVRKFLQTRDNRPFFLYVAFHDPHRCGHSQPQYGAFCEKFGNGESGMGQIPDWTPQTYNPKDVQVPYFVPDTPAARADLAAQYTTISRMDQGIGLVLQELRGAGVLNDTLVIFTSDNGIPFPSGRTNLYWPGTAEPMLVSSPEHPKRWGQVSEAYVSLLDLTPTILDWFSIPYPSYAIFGSKNVQLTGRSLLPALEAEPPWTTVFGSQSHHEVTMSYPMRSVHHQNFHLVHNLHFKMPFPIDQDFYVSPTFQDLLNRTTAGRRTGWYKDLHHYYYRERWELFDRSQDPHETQNLATDPRYAQVLELLQTQLVKWQWETHDPWVCAPNGVLEEKLSPQCRPLHNEL is encoded by the exons ATGTGCCGCTCCGGGCCGGCCTGCTGGGTGTTGCTCCTCGTAGTGGGTCTCTGTTGTGTGCACCGGGCGCGCCCCCGAAACGTGCTGCTGATCCTCG cGGACGACGGAGGCTTTGAGAGTGGTGCCTACAACAACAGTGCGATCACCACCCCTCACCTGGATGCCTTGGCCCGCCGGAGCCTTGTCTTCCGCAATGCCTTCACCTCCGTGAGCAGCTGCTCTCCCAGCCGGGCCAGCCTCCTCACTGGCCTGCCTCAG CATCAGAACGGAATGTATGGCCTGCACCAGGATGTCCACCACTTCAACTCCTTCGACCAGGTGCAGAGCCTGCCTTTGCTGTTGGGCCGAGCTGGTGTTCTCACAG GCATCATTGGGAAGAAGCACGTGGGGCCAGAGACGGTGTACCCATTTGATTTTGCGTACACGGAGGAGAATGGCTCTGTCCTCCAGGTGGGGCGGAACATCACTAGAATTAAACTGCTGGTCCGGAAATTCCTGCAGACTCGGGACAACAG GCCTTTCTTCCTCTATGTCGCCTTCCACGACCCCCACCGCTGTGGGCACTCCCAGCCACAGTACGGGGCCTTCTGCGAGAAGTTTGGCAATGGGGAGAGTGGCATGGGGCAGATCCCAGACTGGACCCCACAGACCTACAACCCGAAGGATGTGCAG GTGCCTTACTTCGTCCCTGACACACCGGCTGCCCGAGCTGACTTGGCCGCTCAGTACACCACCATCAGCCGCATGGACCAAG GGATTGGACTCGTGCTCCAGGAGCTGCGTGGAGCAGGTGTCCTGAATGACACCCTGGTGATCTTCACATCCGACAATGGTATCCCCTTCCCCAGCGGCAGGACCAACCTCTACTGGCCGGGCACTGCTGAGCCCATGCTGGTGTCATCCCCAGAGCACCCAAAACGCTGGGGCCAGGTCAGCGAGGCCTACGTGAGCCTTCTAG ATCTCACGCCCACCATCTTGGATTGGTTCTCTATCCCCTACCCCAGCTATGCCATCTTTGGCTCAAAGAATGTCCAGCTCACTGGGCGGTCCCTCCTCCCGGCGCTGGAGGCAGAGCCTCCTTGGACCACAGTTTTTGGCAGCCAGAGCCACCATGAGGTCACCATGTCCTACCCCATGCGCTCCGTGCACCACCAGAACTTCCACCTTGTGCACAACCTCCACTTCAAGATGCCCTTTCCCATTGACCAGGACTTCTATGTCTCGCCAACCTTCCAGGACCTCCTGAACCGCACCACAGCCGGCCGGCGCACGGGCTGGTACAAGGACCTGCATCACTACTACTACCGGGAGCGCTGGGAGCTCTTTGACAGGAGCCAGGACCCCCACGAGACCCAGAACCTGGCCACTGACCCCCGCTATGCCCAGGTTCTGGAACTGCTTCAGACCCAACTGGTCAAGTGGCAGTGGGAGACCCACGACCCCTGGGTATGTGCTCCCAATGGGGTGCTGGAGGAGAAGCTCTCTCCCCAGTGCCGGCCACTCCACAACGAACTGTga
- the SGSH gene encoding N-sulphoglucosamine sulphohydrolase isoform X2, protein MCRSGPACWVLLLVVGLCCVHRARPRNVLLILADDGGFESGAYNNSAITTPHLDALARRSLVFRNAFTSVSSCSPSRASLLTGLPQHQNGMYGLHQDVHHFNSFDQVQSLPLLLGRAGVLTGIIGKKHVGPETVYPFDFAYTEENGSVLQVGRNITRIKLLVRKFLQTRDNRPFFLYVAFHDPHRCGHSQPQYGAFCEKFGNGESGMGQIPDWTPQTYNPKDVQVPYFVPDTPAARADLAAQYTTISRMDQGIGLVLQELRGAGVLNDTLVIFTSDNGIPFPSGRTNLYWPGTAEPMLVSSPEHPKRWGQVSEAYVSLLGPPEPHHSRPAHGLVQGPASLLLPGALGAL, encoded by the exons ATGTGCCGCTCCGGGCCGGCCTGCTGGGTGTTGCTCCTCGTAGTGGGTCTCTGTTGTGTGCACCGGGCGCGCCCCCGAAACGTGCTGCTGATCCTCG cGGACGACGGAGGCTTTGAGAGTGGTGCCTACAACAACAGTGCGATCACCACCCCTCACCTGGATGCCTTGGCCCGCCGGAGCCTTGTCTTCCGCAATGCCTTCACCTCCGTGAGCAGCTGCTCTCCCAGCCGGGCCAGCCTCCTCACTGGCCTGCCTCAG CATCAGAACGGAATGTATGGCCTGCACCAGGATGTCCACCACTTCAACTCCTTCGACCAGGTGCAGAGCCTGCCTTTGCTGTTGGGCCGAGCTGGTGTTCTCACAG GCATCATTGGGAAGAAGCACGTGGGGCCAGAGACGGTGTACCCATTTGATTTTGCGTACACGGAGGAGAATGGCTCTGTCCTCCAGGTGGGGCGGAACATCACTAGAATTAAACTGCTGGTCCGGAAATTCCTGCAGACTCGGGACAACAG GCCTTTCTTCCTCTATGTCGCCTTCCACGACCCCCACCGCTGTGGGCACTCCCAGCCACAGTACGGGGCCTTCTGCGAGAAGTTTGGCAATGGGGAGAGTGGCATGGGGCAGATCCCAGACTGGACCCCACAGACCTACAACCCGAAGGATGTGCAG GTGCCTTACTTCGTCCCTGACACACCGGCTGCCCGAGCTGACTTGGCCGCTCAGTACACCACCATCAGCCGCATGGACCAAG GGATTGGACTCGTGCTCCAGGAGCTGCGTGGAGCAGGTGTCCTGAATGACACCCTGGTGATCTTCACATCCGACAATGGTATCCCCTTCCCCAGCGGCAGGACCAACCTCTACTGGCCGGGCACTGCTGAGCCCATGCTGGTGTCATCCCCAGAGCACCCAAAACGCTGGGGCCAGGTCAGCGAGGCCTACGTGAGCCTTCTAG GACCTCCTGAACCGCACCACAGCCGGCCGGCGCACGGGCTGGTACAAGGACCTGCATCACTACTACTACCGGGAGCGCTGGGAGCTCTTTGA